From one Jatrophihabitans sp. genomic stretch:
- a CDS encoding glycoside hydrolase family 13 protein, protein MPDTPLENPEPATGSAARTLAISDLTVPAEHVFVSGEGAPYLSGADWWRSAVFYQIYPKSFADGNGDGVGDLIGIRERLDHLQQLGVDAIWLSPFYKSPMADGGYDVADPTDVDPMFGTLDDFDALLAAAHERDIKVTVDIVPNHFSDQHPWFQQALAAGPGSPERARFIFRDGKGPDGSQPPNNWPAIFGGPAWNRVPDGQWYLHLFAPEQPDLNWDNPEVSAEFERILRFWMDRGVDGFRVDVAHSMAKPPGLPDMDLTDYTGPLTQLEDDLRFDQDGVHECLRLFRRVMDDYPHRMAVGEAWVPDDVRLARYVRPDELHLTFNFRLIEAPWSAKDFTEAIDGSLKAMAEVGAPCTWVLSNHDVVRHTTRYGGGALGQARGRAAALISLSLPGATYLYNGDELGLENVELPDEVLQDPTWKRSGYTDRGRDGERVPLPWAGDEPPFGFSTSSATWLPMPAEWGPFTVEAQLQDPQSTLWLYRRALQARRELSELHGSSFAWLQAPEGCLAYRRGPNLVVALNAGEAPVELPPGEILLSSSLIEGDKLPANTAVWLRV, encoded by the coding sequence GTGCCCGACACTCCCCTTGAGAACCCTGAGCCGGCTACCGGCTCCGCGGCCCGCACGCTCGCCATCAGCGACCTCACCGTCCCCGCCGAGCACGTGTTCGTCAGCGGCGAGGGCGCGCCCTACCTCAGCGGCGCGGACTGGTGGCGCAGCGCGGTGTTCTACCAGATCTATCCCAAGAGCTTCGCCGACGGCAACGGCGACGGCGTCGGGGACCTGATCGGCATCCGCGAACGGCTCGATCACCTGCAGCAGCTCGGCGTCGACGCGATCTGGCTCAGCCCGTTCTACAAGTCCCCGATGGCCGACGGCGGCTACGACGTGGCCGACCCGACCGACGTGGACCCGATGTTCGGCACCCTCGATGACTTCGACGCGCTGCTGGCCGCCGCGCACGAGCGCGACATCAAGGTCACCGTCGACATCGTGCCCAATCACTTCTCCGACCAGCACCCGTGGTTCCAGCAGGCCCTGGCCGCCGGCCCCGGCTCGCCGGAGCGGGCCCGGTTCATCTTTCGCGACGGCAAGGGCCCGGACGGCTCCCAGCCGCCCAACAACTGGCCGGCGATCTTCGGCGGCCCGGCCTGGAACCGGGTGCCCGACGGGCAGTGGTACTTGCACCTGTTCGCCCCCGAACAGCCTGACCTGAACTGGGACAACCCCGAGGTGAGCGCGGAGTTCGAGCGGATCCTGCGGTTCTGGATGGACCGCGGGGTGGACGGCTTCCGGGTAGACGTCGCGCACTCGATGGCCAAGCCGCCAGGCCTGCCCGACATGGACCTGACCGACTACACCGGCCCGCTCACCCAGCTTGAGGATGACCTGCGCTTCGACCAGGACGGGGTGCACGAGTGCCTGCGGCTGTTCCGCCGGGTGATGGATGACTACCCGCACCGGATGGCGGTGGGCGAGGCCTGGGTGCCTGATGACGTCCGGCTGGCCCGCTACGTCCGTCCGGACGAGCTGCACCTGACCTTCAACTTCCGCCTCATCGAGGCGCCCTGGTCGGCCAAGGACTTCACCGAGGCGATCGACGGCTCGCTCAAGGCGATGGCGGAGGTCGGCGCGCCCTGCACCTGGGTGCTGTCCAATCACGACGTGGTGCGACACACCACCCGCTACGGCGGCGGGGCGCTGGGCCAGGCCCGCGGCCGGGCCGCCGCGCTGATCTCGCTGTCGCTGCCCGGGGCCACCTACCTTTACAACGGCGACGAGCTCGGCCTGGAGAACGTCGAGCTTCCGGACGAGGTGCTGCAGGACCCGACCTGGAAGCGCAGCGGCTACACCGACCGGGGCCGCGACGGCGAGCGGGTGCCGCTGCCGTGGGCCGGTGACGAGCCGCCGTTCGGTTTCAGCACTTCCTCCGCCACCTGGCTTCCGATGCCCGCCGAATGGGGCCCCTTCACGGTCGAGGCCCAGCTGCAGGACCCCCAGTCCACCCTGTGGCTGTACCGGCGGGCGCTGCAGGCGCGTCGCGAGCTCAGCGAGCTGCACGGCTCGTCCTTCGCCTGGCTCCAGGCGCCCGAGGGCTGCCTGGCCTACCGGCGTGGGCCGAACCTGGTGGTGGCCCTCAACGCCGGCGAGGCGCCGGTCGAGCTGCCGCCGGGTGAGATCCTGCTGTCCTCCTCGCTCATCGAGGGCGACAAGCTGCCGGCTAACACCGCGGTGTGGCTGCGGGTCTGA
- a CDS encoding DUF2332 domain-containing protein translates to MTTLADRFRRHARHLPDGLYRTLLLDMADDWQAGGVVAEICRDWADAPGSEVVQLRLLAGVQRLVLSRAEPQLAMYYANLGGAASPAGAWQDFEPALRRHVDELREALQVTPQTNEPGRSVPLLVGLFDAVRRSGLTSVRLLELGASAGLNLLVDRYFIAGDDWSYGPASSPLRLTQAVLGPITPASFTVVERRGCDLAPVDASTVEGRLRLTSFVWPHDLHRHERLRAALAVAASHPVAVDQAPASSWLASMLEPAVAGDLLTVVWHSITRQYWPPAEVAATARALDAARERMPIAHIAMESPVPAAQSDSESSHRPAELNVQVSVPGRLADPGPVLLGTVADHGVPVRLALLSSSWDA, encoded by the coding sequence GTGACGACCCTGGCCGATCGGTTCCGCCGGCACGCGCGGCACCTGCCGGACGGGCTGTACCGGACGCTGCTTCTGGACATGGCCGACGACTGGCAGGCCGGTGGCGTGGTCGCCGAGATCTGCCGGGACTGGGCCGACGCGCCGGGCAGCGAGGTGGTCCAGTTGCGGCTGCTGGCCGGTGTCCAGCGGTTGGTGCTGTCCCGGGCCGAGCCGCAGTTGGCGATGTACTACGCCAACCTGGGCGGCGCCGCCTCGCCGGCCGGCGCCTGGCAGGACTTCGAGCCGGCGTTGCGACGTCACGTCGACGAGCTGCGCGAGGCGTTGCAGGTCACGCCGCAGACCAACGAGCCCGGACGGTCCGTGCCCCTGCTGGTCGGGCTGTTCGACGCGGTCCGGCGGTCCGGGCTTACGTCGGTGCGGCTGCTCGAACTCGGGGCGTCCGCCGGGCTCAACCTGCTGGTGGATCGGTACTTCATCGCCGGTGACGATTGGTCCTACGGGCCGGCGTCCTCGCCGCTGCGGTTGACGCAGGCGGTTCTCGGGCCAATCACCCCGGCGTCGTTCACCGTGGTGGAGCGGCGCGGTTGTGACCTGGCGCCGGTCGACGCCTCGACGGTGGAAGGCCGGTTGCGGTTGACCTCGTTCGTCTGGCCGCACGACCTGCACCGGCACGAGCGGCTGCGTGCGGCGCTGGCGGTCGCCGCGTCGCATCCGGTCGCGGTCGACCAGGCACCTGCCTCGTCCTGGCTGGCGTCGATGCTCGAGCCGGCGGTGGCCGGCGACCTGCTCACCGTGGTCTGGCACTCGATCACCCGGCAGTACTGGCCGCCGGCGGAGGTGGCGGCAACGGCGCGGGCGCTCGACGCCGCACGTGAGCGGATGCCGATCGCCCATATCGCGATGGAGTCTCCGGTGCCCGCCGCTCAGTCGGACAGCGAGTCCTCGCACCGGCCGGCCGAGTTGAACGTGCAGGTTTCGGTTCCCGGCCGGCTCGCCGATCCGGGGCCGGTGCTGCTCGGCACGGTGGCCGACCACGGCGTTCCGGTTCGGCTGGCTTTGCTCAGCTCATCATGGGACGCGTAG
- a CDS encoding SDR family NAD(P)-dependent oxidoreductase, with product MAVLDLTGRIVIVTGASSGIGEATARALHTAGALPVLAARRADRLRQLSEQLGGALVVPTDVTDPAARQALVQATLDRHGRIDGLVNNAGAGILKLLVDTEPQEFSQLLELNLVSVLAMTQAVLPAMHAQGGGRIVNVSSGVIHAPGPLVSAYAASKAALAMFSAVARLELASDSIEVSTVLPSLTATEFAGGIFELGTEPFPGFIVHSTDYVARVILRALRTGEERIDIPHGAEQPELVEEPVG from the coding sequence ATGGCCGTTCTCGATCTCACCGGCAGGATCGTGATCGTCACCGGCGCCTCGTCCGGCATCGGCGAGGCGACCGCGCGGGCGCTGCACACCGCCGGCGCGCTGCCGGTGCTGGCGGCACGCCGAGCCGACCGGCTGCGCCAGCTGAGCGAGCAACTCGGCGGCGCGCTGGTGGTGCCGACCGACGTCACCGACCCGGCTGCCAGGCAGGCGCTGGTCCAGGCCACCCTCGACCGGCACGGCCGGATCGACGGCCTGGTCAACAACGCCGGCGCCGGCATCCTGAAGCTGCTGGTCGACACCGAGCCGCAGGAGTTCAGCCAACTGCTTGAGCTCAACCTGGTCAGCGTGCTGGCGATGACCCAGGCAGTGCTGCCCGCCATGCACGCCCAGGGCGGCGGCCGGATCGTCAACGTCTCATCCGGAGTGATCCACGCGCCCGGCCCGCTGGTGTCGGCCTACGCGGCCAGCAAGGCCGCCCTGGCCATGTTCAGCGCGGTGGCCCGACTCGAACTGGCCTCCGACAGCATCGAGGTGTCCACCGTGCTGCCGTCGCTGACCGCCACCGAGTTCGCCGGCGGCATCTTCGAACTCGGGACCGAGCCGTTTCCCGGCTTCATCGTGCACAGCACGGACTACGTCGCCCGGGTGATCCTGCGAGCGTTGCGCACCGGCGAGGAGCGCATCGACATCCCGCACGGCGCGGAGCAGCCCGAGCTGGTCGAGGAGCCGGTCGGCTGA